One segment of Hydrogenothermus marinus DNA contains the following:
- the secA gene encoding preprotein translocase subunit SecA, with amino-acid sequence MIGFLAKKIFGTKNEREIKKLRKIVDQINALEDDIEKLSNKELIEKSLQLKEKVQSDKELSDAITKGEIVDILPQAFAIVREAAKRTLGLRPFDVQLIGAIALHQGKIAEMKTGEGKTLVAAIAIYLNALTGKGVHLVTVNDYLAKRDAVLMGAIYRFLGLTIGAINTNQQSFLIEWADEEAFKKAIEEDLRVWEKGYKGELLPEDKFNIEARKNFFTIAVEAERRQAYEADITYGTNNEFGFDYLRDNMVFSKDQMVQVKGHHYAIVDEVDSILIDEARTPLIISGQAEEDISIYYSADGFVKNLLQKAKEEGLDPLKNDYYEVDEKNKTAVLAEKGVQEAEKYFNIENLYDPKNIDILHAINQSLRANTLFHRDKDYVVKDGEVIIVDEFTGRLMPGRRWSDGLHQAIEAKEGVKIEAENQTLASITFQNYFRMYEKLAGMTGTAETEAEEFKEIYDLDVLVVPTNKPIQRKDYPDLIYKTAKEKFDNVIKEIEKLHKQGRPVLVGTASIETSEYLSKLLKKRKIPHNVLNAKHHEKEAEIIAQAGRVGAVTIATNMAGRGTDILLGGNPEFLAREILKKKGLTPEKATEEQYKEALKEAQKITSEEKKKVIELGGLAVIGTERHESRRIDNQLRGRAGRQGDPGSSRFYLSLEDDLLRLFGGDKLKAIMDRLKIPEGEPIESSMVSKAIENAQKRVEGQNFQIRKRLLEFDDVMNKQRQVVYSLRKDILEGLNLKEELKQWLYDVAIDFTNKYAPAEEYQEKWDLKELESSFKEWLGIELNLNKNKEWDRKELEDYILNKLENYYQEREKQIGEEVYRELERYITLQVLDNLWKEHLHLLDRLRESVSLRGYAQRDPLVEYKKESFELFEDMLYKLKYNTLEYLYKVQLQSEEELKQQEEELKKQAEENLEKASTNLDTPKKEKKKKKVIKYKTRLERRKRKK; translated from the coding sequence ATGATAGGTTTCTTAGCTAAAAAAATATTTGGAACAAAAAATGAAAGAGAGATAAAAAAGTTAAGAAAAATAGTAGATCAGATAAATGCATTAGAAGATGATATAGAAAAATTATCTAATAAAGAGCTTATTGAAAAAAGTCTCCAGCTAAAAGAAAAAGTTCAATCAGATAAAGAGTTATCAGATGCTATAACAAAAGGTGAAATAGTAGATATACTTCCGCAGGCTTTTGCAATTGTAAGAGAAGCGGCAAAAAGAACTTTAGGATTAAGACCTTTTGATGTTCAGTTAATAGGTGCTATTGCTTTACATCAAGGAAAAATTGCAGAAATGAAAACAGGTGAAGGTAAAACCTTAGTTGCAGCTATTGCTATATATCTGAATGCTTTAACTGGAAAAGGTGTACATCTTGTAACAGTTAATGATTATCTTGCAAAAAGAGATGCAGTTTTAATGGGAGCAATATATAGATTTTTAGGGTTAACCATAGGAGCTATAAATACAAATCAACAATCTTTTTTAATAGAATGGGCTGATGAAGAAGCTTTCAAAAAAGCTATAGAAGAAGACTTAAGAGTTTGGGAAAAAGGATATAAGGGAGAGCTTTTACCTGAAGATAAATTTAATATAGAAGCAAGAAAAAATTTCTTTACTATAGCAGTAGAAGCTGAAAGAAGACAGGCTTATGAAGCAGATATTACATATGGTACAAATAATGAGTTTGGATTTGATTATTTAAGAGATAATATGGTTTTTTCTAAGGATCAAATGGTTCAGGTAAAAGGCCATCATTATGCTATTGTTGATGAGGTTGATAGTATATTAATAGATGAAGCAAGAACTCCTTTAATTATTTCAGGACAAGCTGAAGAAGATATTTCTATATATTATTCTGCAGATGGCTTTGTTAAAAATTTATTACAAAAAGCTAAAGAAGAAGGTTTAGATCCTCTAAAAAATGATTATTATGAGGTAGATGAAAAAAATAAAACAGCAGTCTTAGCAGAAAAAGGTGTTCAAGAAGCTGAAAAATATTTTAATATTGAAAATTTATACGATCCTAAAAATATAGATATATTACATGCAATAAATCAATCTTTAAGAGCAAATACCTTATTCCATAGAGATAAAGATTATGTTGTAAAAGATGGAGAAGTAATTATTGTTGATGAGTTTACTGGAAGACTTATGCCTGGAAGAAGATGGTCTGATGGTTTACATCAAGCTATAGAAGCAAAAGAAGGAGTAAAAATAGAAGCAGAAAATCAAACATTGGCATCTATTACCTTCCAGAACTATTTTAGAATGTATGAAAAGCTTGCAGGAATGACAGGTACAGCAGAAACAGAAGCTGAAGAGTTTAAAGAGATTTATGATTTAGATGTTTTAGTAGTGCCAACAAATAAACCAATTCAAAGAAAAGATTACCCTGATCTTATATATAAAACTGCAAAAGAAAAATTTGATAATGTTATTAAAGAAATAGAAAAACTCCACAAACAAGGAAGACCTGTACTTGTAGGTACTGCTTCAATAGAGACTTCAGAATACTTATCTAAATTATTAAAGAAAAGAAAAATACCACATAATGTTTTAAATGCAAAACATCACGAAAAAGAAGCAGAAATAATAGCACAAGCAGGAAGAGTTGGGGCAGTTACTATAGCTACAAATATGGCAGGTAGAGGTACTGATATACTTCTTGGTGGTAATCCTGAATTTTTAGCAAGAGAAATATTAAAGAAAAAAGGTTTAACACCAGAGAAAGCAACAGAAGAACAATATAAAGAAGCATTAAAAGAAGCACAAAAAATAACATCTGAAGAAAAGAAAAAAGTTATAGAACTTGGTGGACTTGCAGTAATAGGTACAGAAAGACATGAAAGTAGAAGAATTGATAATCAGCTTAGAGGTAGAGCAGGAAGACAAGGAGACCCAGGAAGTTCAAGATTTTATTTATCTCTTGAAGATGATTTATTAAGACTTTTTGGTGGAGATAAGTTAAAAGCAATTATGGATAGACTTAAAATACCAGAGGGAGAACCTATAGAAAGTTCTATGGTTTCAAAAGCTATAGAAAATGCTCAGAAAAGAGTAGAAGGGCAGAACTTTCAGATTAGAAAAAGACTTTTAGAGTTTGATGATGTAATGAATAAACAAAGACAGGTTGTATACTCTTTAAGAAAGGATATCCTTGAAGGATTAAACTTAAAAGAAGAGCTAAAACAATGGCTTTATGATGTTGCAATTGATTTTACTAATAAATATGCTCCAGCAGAAGAGTATCAAGAAAAATGGGATTTAAAAGAACTTGAAAGTTCATTTAAAGAATGGCTTGGTATAGAATTAAACCTAAATAAAAATAAAGAATGGGATAGAAAAGAGCTTGAAGATTATATTTTAAACAAGCTTGAAAATTACTATCAAGAAAGAGAAAAACAGATAGGTGAAGAAGTATATAGAGAACTTGAAAGATATATCACTTTACAAGTTTTAGATAATCTTTGGAAAGAGCATTTACACTTACTTGATAGATTAAGAGAAAGTGTTTCTTTAAGAGGTTATGCACAAAGGGATCCTCTTGTTGAGTATAAAAAAGAATCTTTTGAACTGTTTGAAGATATGCTTTATAAATTAAAATATAACACCCTTGAGTATTTATATAAAGTTCAACTACAATCAGAAGAAGAATTAAAACAACAAGAAGAAGAGCTAAAAAAACAAGCAGAAGAGAATTTAGAAAAAGCATCTACAAACTTAGATACACCAAAAAAAGAGAAGAAAAAGAAAAAGGTAATAAAATATAAAACAAGACTGGAAAGAAGGAAAAGAAAAAAGTAA
- a CDS encoding aspartate aminotransferase family protein, protein MGNYARFDIYFEKGEGVYLYDDKGKKYIDMLAGIAVNTLGYAHPKLTEAICSQAKKLIHVSNLFKIKPQEEVAKILVENSIKDGKVFFCNSGAESNETAIKLVRKYFYDKGKSEKYEIITFTGGFHGRTIGSLTATAQPKYHEGFKPLLQGIKYAEFNNIESLKKALSEKTAAIMFEIIQGEGGINPIDKEFLKEIITIAKEKEILIVVDEVQTGIGRTGKFFAYQHFNIEPDIITSAKGIAGGVPAGAVIAKTDIAKSFTPGTHGSTFGGNYLAMTASKVVLNEVLQDGFLDEVYKKGEYLKDRLKKLGLTPRGLGLMIGVPLPENISVKDLVKVCLRNRLIVGMAGNNTLRFVPPLIINYNEIDEAIEILKKSLEEI, encoded by the coding sequence ATGGGAAATTATGCAAGGTTTGATATTTATTTTGAAAAAGGGGAAGGAGTTTATCTATATGATGATAAAGGAAAAAAATATATAGATATGCTTGCAGGTATTGCAGTTAACACTCTTGGATATGCACACCCTAAATTAACAGAAGCTATTTGCAGTCAAGCGAAAAAATTAATTCATGTATCAAATCTTTTTAAAATAAAACCACAAGAAGAAGTTGCTAAAATTTTAGTTGAAAATAGTATTAAAGATGGTAAAGTTTTTTTCTGTAATAGTGGAGCTGAATCAAATGAAACAGCTATAAAACTTGTAAGAAAATATTTTTATGATAAAGGAAAATCTGAAAAGTATGAAATAATTACCTTTACAGGTGGATTTCATGGAAGGACTATTGGCTCATTAACTGCTACAGCACAACCAAAATATCATGAAGGTTTTAAACCTCTTCTACAAGGAATAAAATATGCAGAGTTTAATAACATAGAAAGTTTAAAAAAAGCTTTATCTGAAAAAACAGCAGCAATAATGTTTGAGATAATTCAAGGAGAAGGAGGAATAAATCCAATAGATAAAGAGTTTTTAAAAGAAATTATAACTATAGCAAAAGAAAAAGAAATTTTAATTGTGGTAGACGAAGTTCAAACTGGTATAGGTAGAACAGGTAAATTTTTTGCTTATCAACATTTCAACATTGAGCCAGATATAATAACTTCAGCAAAGGGCATTGCAGGAGGAGTTCCTGCTGGAGCTGTAATTGCAAAAACAGATATAGCAAAATCTTTTACACCAGGAACCCATGGCTCAACTTTTGGTGGTAATTATCTTGCTATGACTGCTTCAAAAGTGGTTCTAAATGAAGTATTACAAGATGGATTTTTAGATGAAGTTTATAAAAAAGGAGAATATTTAAAAGATAGATTGAAAAAATTAGGCTTAACACCAAGAGGATTAGGATTAATGATAGGAGTACCTTTACCCGAAAATATTTCTGTGAAAGATTTAGTTAAAGTTTGCCTACGAAATAGATTAATAGTAGGTATGGCAGGAAATAATACTTTAAGATTTGTTCCACCACTTATTATAAATTATAATGAAATAGATGAAGCAATAGAAATATTAAAAAAGTCTTTGGAGGAAATTTAA
- a CDS encoding TIGR04219 family outer membrane beta-barrel protein has product MKKFSLAILISTAVVGTSFAIPGIDLKVGAGYINLSPSGWVKYKGNQVDVKNDLHWGDSGNINAYLELGLPILPNIKVEYLPAKYDGTGKITKTFKFGDYTFTASDNIYSKLKLDQYYLSLFYNLPIPFVKPRIGVAVDYADGYAYVKSLTTGQEDRADFKAPIPMAYLGLHASVPKLPIEFDFEGKGIAYKGNRLIDIKAMGMFTLIGIPLIGKAYVGGGYRYQKIKLDDIDNVYSDLKFKGFFGEVGVEF; this is encoded by the coding sequence ATGAAAAAATTTTCTTTAGCTATATTAATTTCTACAGCAGTAGTTGGAACATCCTTTGCTATCCCTGGGATAGACTTAAAAGTAGGTGCTGGATATATTAATCTGTCTCCTTCTGGATGGGTTAAATATAAAGGTAATCAAGTAGATGTTAAAAATGATTTACACTGGGGAGATTCTGGCAATATAAATGCTTATTTAGAATTAGGACTTCCTATTTTACCAAATATTAAAGTAGAATATCTACCTGCTAAATATGATGGAACAGGGAAAATAACTAAAACTTTTAAATTTGGTGATTATACCTTTACTGCAAGTGATAATATATATTCAAAATTAAAACTTGACCAATATTATTTATCTTTATTTTATAATTTGCCAATACCTTTTGTAAAGCCAAGAATAGGCGTTGCTGTAGATTATGCAGATGGATATGCTTATGTTAAGTCTTTAACTACAGGTCAAGAAGATAGAGCAGATTTTAAAGCACCTATTCCTATGGCTTATTTAGGACTTCATGCATCAGTTCCTAAACTTCCTATAGAATTTGATTTTGAAGGTAAAGGAATTGCTTATAAAGGAAATAGATTGATTGATATAAAGGCAATGGGAATGTTTACATTAATTGGTATTCCTTTAATAGGTAAAGCTTATGTTGGCGGTGGATATAGATATCAAAAAATAAAATTAGATGATATTGATAATGTTTATTCTGATCTTAAATTTAAAGGTTTCTTTGGAGAAGTTGGAGTTGAATTTTAA
- the rnr gene encoding ribonuclease R, with protein sequence MEITENEILELFRQKKKPFYIKTLLKQLGLPKTEKQNLKKMLRKLQKKKLIKYQKGKYFLIEKKQEEDLVKGQVEAHPSGYGFLIIGDQVEDLFIPPPEMKYLFDGDIVLAKPIKKKKKDEAKVVKVLERVVKEGVGVLKKDKTGYYVLLSDTVIPHKIYVPKKQAEKIVKGSYVVVKIKQYPEPKKRAKGDIVEVLGKTRNTKTVAEIIARKYGLPKRHSDEALQEAEKISSRVVISKNRKDLTKQVCFTIDPESARDFDDAVAIEKEGENYRLYVHIADVSHYVKEGSAIDKEAFERGNTYYLPENALHMLPERLSADLCSLKPKEKRYAFTCEMLINPKGKVIDYDIYESVIISKARLTYDQALGIILGDPELSEKYPDLVEPLKYMEELAKILLKERERRGSIDFDLPESKILFTDTGDPYDVVPYERHFAHRLIEEFMIIANITVAKHMEKLEQPFIYRSHEEPDIEKVIKFVDLVAGLGYEVNYPDVITPKFIQKILKKVAGTPEEELIRFMALRSMKQAKYTVENYGHFGLALDTYTHFTSPIRRYADLVVHRMLKKSIKNKFTKKDLQTLPIKLEEVAKQCSKMERVAEEAERDALEILKLRILSNHIGEEFEGIITGVVSFGLFVEIEKYIIEGLIPISSLEGYYIYDEQNHRLIREDKQKSYRLGDKVKVRIEKVDEDLKKLDLSMVD encoded by the coding sequence ATGGAAATAACTGAAAATGAAATTTTAGAGCTTTTTAGACAAAAAAAGAAACCTTTTTATATAAAAACTCTTTTAAAACAGCTTGGTTTACCTAAGACAGAAAAGCAAAATTTAAAAAAGATGTTAAGAAAACTTCAAAAGAAAAAATTAATTAAGTATCAAAAAGGTAAATATTTTCTAATAGAAAAAAAACAAGAAGAAGATTTAGTAAAAGGGCAAGTTGAAGCACATCCAAGTGGATATGGATTCTTAATAATTGGTGATCAAGTAGAAGATCTTTTTATTCCTCCACCTGAGATGAAATATTTATTTGATGGAGATATAGTTTTAGCAAAACCAATAAAAAAGAAAAAGAAAGATGAAGCAAAAGTAGTAAAAGTATTAGAAAGGGTAGTTAAAGAAGGAGTAGGAGTTTTAAAAAAGGATAAAACTGGATATTATGTTCTCTTATCTGATACAGTTATTCCTCATAAAATCTATGTTCCAAAAAAACAAGCTGAGAAAATAGTAAAAGGTAGTTATGTTGTTGTAAAAATAAAACAGTATCCAGAACCTAAAAAAAGAGCTAAAGGAGATATTGTTGAAGTTTTAGGAAAAACAAGAAATACAAAAACAGTAGCTGAAATAATAGCAAGAAAATATGGACTTCCAAAAAGGCATTCTGATGAAGCTTTACAAGAAGCAGAAAAGATATCATCAAGAGTAGTTATATCTAAAAATAGAAAAGATTTAACAAAGCAGGTATGTTTTACTATAGATCCAGAAAGTGCAAGAGATTTTGATGATGCAGTAGCAATAGAAAAAGAAGGTGAAAATTATAGACTTTATGTTCATATTGCAGATGTAAGCCATTATGTAAAAGAAGGCTCTGCAATTGATAAAGAAGCATTTGAAAGAGGTAATACATATTATCTTCCTGAAAATGCTCTTCATATGCTTCCAGAAAGATTATCAGCAGATTTATGTAGTTTAAAGCCTAAGGAAAAAAGATATGCTTTCACATGTGAAATGCTTATAAATCCAAAAGGAAAAGTGATAGATTATGATATTTATGAAAGTGTAATTATTAGTAAAGCAAGATTAACTTATGATCAAGCTTTAGGTATTATTTTAGGAGATCCTGAATTATCTGAAAAATACCCAGATTTAGTTGAGCCTTTAAAATATATGGAAGAGCTTGCAAAAATACTTTTAAAAGAAAGAGAAAGAAGAGGAAGTATAGATTTTGATCTTCCTGAAAGTAAGATACTGTTTACAGATACAGGAGATCCTTATGATGTAGTACCTTATGAAAGACATTTTGCTCATAGATTAATTGAAGAATTTATGATTATTGCAAATATAACTGTAGCAAAACATATGGAGAAGTTAGAACAACCTTTTATATATAGATCCCATGAAGAACCAGATATTGAAAAGGTTATAAAGTTTGTTGATTTAGTAGCAGGACTTGGATATGAAGTTAATTATCCTGATGTTATCACTCCTAAATTTATACAAAAGATATTAAAAAAAGTAGCAGGCACTCCTGAAGAAGAGCTTATTAGATTTATGGCACTAAGGAGTATGAAACAAGCAAAATATACAGTTGAAAATTATGGTCATTTTGGATTAGCACTTGATACTTATACTCATTTTACTTCTCCAATTAGAAGATATGCCGATTTAGTTGTACATAGAATGCTTAAAAAATCAATAAAAAATAAATTTACAAAAAAAGATTTACAAACATTACCAATTAAACTTGAAGAAGTAGCAAAACAATGTTCTAAAATGGAAAGAGTAGCAGAAGAAGCAGAAAGAGATGCTTTAGAAATATTAAAACTTAGAATACTATCTAATCATATTGGTGAAGAGTTTGAAGGAATAATTACAGGCGTAGTTTCTTTTGGGTTATTTGTTGAGATTGAAAAATATATAATAGAAGGTTTAATTCCTATTTCTTCTTTAGAAGGATATTATATTTATGATGAACAAAATCACAGATTGATAAGAGAAGACAAGCAAAAATCTTATAGACTTGGAGATAAAGTTAAAGTTAGAATTGAAAAAGTTGATGAAGACTTGAAAAAATTAGATTTGTCTATGGTTGATTAG
- a CDS encoding ABC transporter ATP-binding protein yields MNKSYIIVKNLVKKFGDREILKGISFDVKKGEIFVLMGGSGSGKSTTIKHIIGLLKPTSGQIIIDGIDITKLSQNELIEFRKKMGYLFQEGALFDSLKIWENVGFYYLENTKKPIKEIYQLAKEKLELVGLKGVEELYPSQLSGGMRKRASLARAIATNPEIILYDEPTSGLDPVMSAIIDNLILKLRKEIGVTSIVVTHDLESAFSIADRIAIIHKGKIYAIGTPEEIKTNKDPVVQQFINRLPEGPITKDIYSNQP; encoded by the coding sequence TTGAATAAATCTTACATTATAGTTAAAAATCTTGTAAAAAAGTTTGGAGATAGAGAAATATTAAAAGGTATATCTTTTGATGTAAAAAAAGGGGAAATTTTTGTTTTAATGGGAGGTAGCGGTAGTGGGAAATCAACTACTATTAAACATATAATAGGGCTTTTAAAACCAACTTCTGGACAGATAATAATAGATGGGATTGATATTACAAAACTATCTCAAAATGAACTTATAGAATTTAGAAAAAAAATGGGATATCTATTCCAAGAAGGAGCTTTATTTGACAGTTTAAAAATATGGGAAAACGTAGGATTTTATTATCTTGAAAATACTAAAAAGCCTATAAAAGAGATATATCAGCTTGCAAAAGAAAAACTTGAATTAGTTGGACTTAAAGGAGTGGAAGAACTTTATCCTTCTCAGCTTTCTGGTGGAATGAGAAAAAGAGCTTCCCTTGCAAGAGCTATAGCAACAAATCCTGAAATTATTTTATATGATGAGCCAACGTCTGGACTTGATCCTGTAATGAGTGCAATTATAGATAATTTAATACTAAAGCTTAGAAAAGAGATAGGAGTAACATCTATAGTAGTAACCCATGATTTAGAAAGTGCTTTTTCTATAGCTGACAGAATTGCTATTATCCATAAAGGTAAAATATATGCAATAGGAACTCCAGAAGAAATAAAAACTAATAAAGACCCTGTAGTTCAACAGTTTATTAATAGACTTCCTGAAGGCCCCATTACAAAGGATATATATTCTAATCAACCATAG
- a CDS encoding SAM hydrolase/SAM-dependent halogenase family protein has product MIALLTDFGIKDGFVGTLKGVIKNINPSVDIIDISHDINSFDILEGALVLRASFSYFPKGTIFCVVIDPGVGTKRDPIIIKTENYYFVAPDNGVLSLALEKEKIKKIIKIENEKYLLPRDNNTFHGRDIFAPVSAYISKKIPLNEFGQEKKDYKKIVLPKLKIEIKQIIGEIIKFDKFGNAITNIEDLPSFKIGYVKGFKINKLVNSFLEGEKNNLNIIKGSFGFYELFTPMENAKEKFNLKKGDKVVIEIE; this is encoded by the coding sequence ATGATAGCTCTTTTAACTGATTTTGGAATAAAAGATGGATTTGTTGGAACTTTAAAAGGGGTAATAAAAAATATAAATCCATCAGTAGATATTATAGATATATCTCATGATATAAACTCTTTTGATATATTAGAAGGGGCTCTTGTTTTAAGGGCTTCTTTTTCCTATTTTCCAAAAGGTACAATATTCTGTGTAGTAATAGATCCAGGAGTTGGTACAAAAAGGGATCCAATTATTATAAAAACAGAAAATTACTATTTTGTAGCTCCAGATAATGGTGTTTTATCATTAGCATTAGAAAAAGAAAAGATTAAAAAAATAATAAAAATTGAAAATGAAAAATACTTACTACCCAGAGATAATAATACATTTCATGGAAGAGATATTTTTGCACCTGTATCTGCTTATATTTCCAAAAAAATACCTTTAAATGAATTTGGCCAAGAAAAAAAAGATTACAAAAAAATAGTACTGCCAAAACTAAAAATAGAAATCAAGCAAATAATAGGAGAAATTATAAAATTTGATAAGTTTGGAAATGCTATTACAAATATAGAAGATTTACCTTCTTTCAAAATAGGTTATGTTAAAGGATTTAAAATAAATAAACTAGTAAATTCATTTTTAGAAGGAGAAAAAAATAATTTAAACATTATAAAAGGAAGTTTTGGATTTTATGAACTGTTTACTCCAATGGAAAATGCAAAAGAAAAATTTAATTTAAAAAAAGGGGATAAGGTAGTAATAGAAATTGAATAA
- a CDS encoding OmpH family outer membrane protein: protein MKKFVLSILTIFVLAVSSYAEGKIAYIDVQKVFTQSKAGIDLKAKLQNIANKAKSEIQSKAATINQKDQVAMQKLQQEIIQKQQELQKIQQQSVEKFANFVRKSVNEFANKNGYELVVDSQAVLYGKEKYDKTEDFIKYLDNKYQKEKPEFIK, encoded by the coding sequence ATGAAAAAATTTGTTTTATCTATCTTAACAATTTTCGTTTTAGCAGTTTCATCTTATGCAGAAGGGAAAATAGCTTACATTGATGTTCAAAAGGTTTTTACCCAATCAAAAGCAGGAATTGATCTAAAAGCTAAATTACAAAATATAGCAAACAAAGCAAAATCAGAAATTCAATCTAAAGCAGCAACTATAAACCAAAAAGATCAAGTAGCAATGCAAAAACTACAACAGGAAATAATTCAAAAACAACAAGAACTTCAGAAAATTCAGCAACAATCAGTCGAAAAATTTGCAAATTTCGTAAGAAAATCTGTAAACGAGTTTGCAAATAAAAATGGATATGAACTTGTTGTTGATAGTCAAGCAGTTTTATATGGAAAGGAAAAGTATGATAAAACTGAGGATTTTATAAAATATTTAGATAATAAATACCAAAAGGAAAAACCTGAATTTATTAAATGA